DNA from Petropleomorpha daqingensis:
AGTGGACGACCTGCCAGCCGTGCTCGTTCTCGATGTTCCAGATCGGCGGCGGCAACGGCGACCACACGCCGACGAAGATCATCCAGATCCCGCACCTGCTCTCGCTGCTGGCGACCAACCACTGGAACGGCAAGGTCATCGGGCTCGACGAGCTGAACGCGCAGTACCAGCAGCAGTACGGCCCGGGGAACTACGTGCCGAACGTGTTCATCCAGTACTGGTCGATGCGGGTGATGGCCTACCTCGCGGTCGTCGTCTTCCTGCTGGCCCTGTGGGGTGCCTGGCTGCTCTGGCGGCGGCGCCTGGAGCGGTCGCGGTGGTTCCTGCGGGTGGCGGTCTGGGCGATCCCGGTGCCGTTCATCATCAGCATCGCCGGCTGGATGCTCACCGAGAACGGCCGTCAGCCGTGGATCGTGCAGGGCCTGCAGCTGACCAAGGACGCCAACTCCCCCACCGTCGGCACCGCCTGGATCGTCACCAGCCTCGTCGTCTTCGTGCTGCTCTACGCGGTGATGGGAATCGTGGACTGGTGGCTCATGGCCCGCTACGCCCGGCGGGAACTCGCCCCGGACGAGGCCGAGCCGGCCCCGGAGGAGGCGGAGCAGGACTCCCAGGCCCTCGAGTTCATCTACTGAGGTCGCCATGACGCTCGCCGAAGTCTGGTTCGTCCTGATCGCCGTCCTGTGGGTCGGGTTCCTGGTCCTCGAGGGGTTCGACTTCGGGGTCGGGGCGCTGCACGGCGTCCTCGGCCGCGACGAGGCCGGCCGGGAGACCGCGCTGGGCACCATCGCCCCGGTGTGGGACGGCAACGAGGTGTGGCTGGTCGTGGCCGGGGCCGGGATGTTCGCCGCCTTCCCCGGCTGGTACGCGACGATGTTCTCGGCGATGTACCTGGCGCTGATCCTGCTGCTGGTGGCGCTGATCCTCCGCGGTGTGGCCATCGTCCTGCGCGGCAAGCAGGAGGGCCCCGGGTGGCGGCGGCGGTGGAGCGCCGCGCTGATCGCCGGCAGCGTCCTCGCCCCGCTGCTGATCGGGATCGCCCTCGGGAACCTGCTGCGCGGCCTGCCGATCGGCTCGGACCAGGAGTTCACCGGCAGCTTCTGGGACCTGCTGCAGCCGTACGCGCTCTACACCGGGCTCACCGTCGTCGTCCTGTGCCTGCTGCACGCGGCCGCCTTCGTCGGGCTCAAGACGGTCGGGCCCGTGCACGACCGCGCGGACCGCACCGGGCGGATGCTCGGCCCGCTCGCCGCCGCGGTGGTGGTCGGGTTCGCGGCCTGGACGCTGGCCACGGCGTCCCCCGGTGCCGGCGGGTGGATCGTGGCGCTGGTCGCCGTCGCCGCCGTCCTCGTCGCGGCCGTCGCCATCGGACGCGGACGCGACGGGCTCGCCTTCGGCGCGACGGCGGTCACCACGGCCGCCGTCGTCGGGAGCATCTTCGTCAACCTGTACCCGCGGGTCATGGTGTCGACCACCGGTCCGGCCGACGACCTGACGATCCAGAACACGTCCTCGGCGCACTACTCGCTGACCGTCATGACCTGGGTGGCGGGCGTGCTGCTGCCCGTGGTGCTGATCTACCAGGGCTGGACCTACCACGTCTTCCGGCGCCGGCTCGGCGCCCCGGTCGCCGCCACCCCGACCGCGCAGATCCCCTCACCCCGCCCGGCGGCCGAGCAGCCGGCCGGCAAGCACCGAACCGACCCGGGGAGGACCCATGCCAGAGACCACTGACTTCGACGTCATCGTCATCGGCACCGGTGCCGGCGGCGGCACGCTCGCCCACCGGCTCGCCCCCTCGGGGAAGAAGGTGCTGCTGCTCGAACGCGGGGACTACCTGCCGCGCGAGCGGGACAACTGGTCCTCGACCGCCGTCTTCGTCACCGCCAAGTACCGCGCGCCGGAGTTCTGGCTCGACAAGCACGGCGACGAGTTCCCGCCCGAGGTCAACTACTACGTCGGGGGGAACACCAAGTTCTACGGCGCGGCCCTGTTCCGGCTGCGGCCCCAGGACTTCGGCGAGCTGCGGCACTACGGCGGGTTCTCACCGGCCTGGCCGATCAGCTACGACGACCTCGAGCCCTACTACACCGAGGCCGAGCACCTGTACCGGGTGCACGGCCGGCACGGCGAGGACCCGACCGAGGGCTTCGCGAGCGCCGACTACCGCTATCCCCCGGTCGAGCACGAGTCGCGGATCCAGCAGCTGTCCGACGACCTCGGCAAGCTGGGCCTGCACCCGTTCCACCTCCCGATCGGGGTCGACCTCGACCAGGACACGCTCGGTCACCCGACGCTGCACAGCGCCTGCATCCGCTGCGACCGGGTGGACGGCTTCCCGTGCCTGCTCAAGGCCAAGTCCGACGCCGAGGTCATCTGCGTCGAGCCGGCCCTCCAGCACCCGGACGTCACGCTGCAGACCCGGGCGAACGTGCAGCGGCTGGAGACCGACCCCACCGGCCGGAGCGTCACCGGCGTGGTCACCGAGCTGGCCGACGGCTCGACCGTGACCTACCGGGGCAGCATCGTGGTGGTGGCCTGCGGGGCGGTCAACTCCGCCGTCCTGCTGCTGCGCTCGGCGAACGACCAGCACCCCAACGGCCTGGCGAACGGATCGGACGTCGTCGGCCGCAACTACATGCGGCACAACAACCTGGCCCTGATGGCGGTCTCGAAGGAGCCCAACCCGACGGCGTTCCAGAAGACGATGGCGCTGCACGACTGGTACCTGGGCGCCGACGACTGGGACTACCCGATGGGCGGGATCCAGATGCTCGGCAAGTCCGACGCCGAGCAGGTGCGCAGCGGCGCGCCGCGCTGGGCCGGACGGGTGTCGCCGACCATGCCGTTCGAGGAGATCGCCCACCACGCGGTGGACTTCTGGCTGTGCGGGGAGGACCTGCCCCTCCCCGACAACCGGGTCACCCTCGAGAAGGACGGCCGGATCCGGCTGACGCTGGACGAGAAGAACAACGTCGAAGGGGTGAAGCGGCTGCGGCACAAGCTCCAGGGCATGCTCGGCGACCTGGGCATGGAGCACCACCTGCTCGACCACAGCGTCTACCTGCACAAGGCCATGCCGATCGGCGCGACGGCGCACCAGGCAGGCACCGTCCGGTTCGGCAGCGACCCGGCCTCGTCCGCGCTCGACGCGAACTGCAAGGCCCACGAGCTGGACAACCTCTACGTCGCCGACACCAGCTTCTTCCCGAGCATCGGCGCGGTGAACCCGTCGCTGACCGCGATCGCGAACGCGCTGCGCGTCGGCGACCACCTCCTGGAACGGCTCGGATGAGCGCTACCGGGCCGGGCGGCTGGGGGCGGCGGCCCGGGGTTCCGGAACCGCGGCCCGCGCGTCCGGTCCGGTCGCCGCGGGGTGCCGCTCGTGCCGCCGGCCGGTCTCCGCGGCGACGAGGACGAGGACGACGATCGTGATCACCGATGAGCCGAGGGCGACCACGCCGGCGACCGAGTAGGTGCCCATCGCGAAGATGAGGCTGCAGATCAGGGCCTGCGACCCCTTCTGCGCCGTCCCGAGGGAGGCCGGGAGCACGATGTCCCGGCTGGCCGCGCCGCGCACGAGCGGCCGGCACAGGCCGTACCCGACGGCGAGGCAACCGACGGGCATCAGGACGGAGTACAGGTACTCGCCGGTGTGCACCTCGGCGACGACGTCGTCCCAGAAGCCGACGAACATCAGCACGATGTGCAGCGCGATGCCGACCAGCGCGACCTGGCCGAAGTGCGGGGCGAGCTCGCGGGCGAGGCCGGGATACCGCCATCTGACCGCCAGCCCGATGCACAACGGCAGGAGGAGGAACCACAGCAGCGGCTTGAGCAGGTGCCAGGTGGTCACGTTCGCGTGCGCCACGTGCAGCGTGCTCAGCAGCCACGGCAGGACGACGGGCATGAACGGGATGGTCACCAGCAGCAGGAGCAGCGAGATCGCGGTCGCGTAGGCCACGTCGCCCCGACCGACCCGGGTGAACATGGCGACGAAGGGGGCGCCGGCGACCACCGAGAGAAGCGTGAAGGCCATCGTCGCCTGCGCCGCGAAGTCGAACGCCTGGAGGGACAGCCACACCAGGAGCGGGACGACGACGAAGTTGGCGACCAGGACGCCCACGGTGGGCAGCCCCCTCCCCCTGAGCGGGGCGAACACGGTCCGGAGGTCGGTGGTCAGGCCCGCGGCGAGCGCGGCGAAGACGACGAACGCCAGCCCGAAGGTCACGATGAAGATGAGCAGGGTCTTGGACATCAGGTCTCCCCCGTCGCGGGGACGTCGGACGTGTTCTCGCTCGGGCTGGCGTCGGCGGTGCGGTGGCCCGCGGTGGGGCGGTCGACGCGTCCGGCTTCGCGACGACAGCCCATCGGGGCAGGTTCGTCCCCGCCGGTTCGCCCGGCATCCTCCGGAGCGGACGACCCCGTGCCAGGGGTCCGTCGCCGCTGGCTACGGGGTGGGCTGCCCTTCCCAACCCGCACGTCCGGGAGCACGCTGAGCGGCGCAGGCCAGACGTGCCTGTCCCTGGCGCGAGGGAGTTGGCCATGAGCGCCACCACTGCCAC
Protein-coding regions in this window:
- a CDS encoding GMC oxidoreductase codes for the protein MPETTDFDVIVIGTGAGGGTLAHRLAPSGKKVLLLERGDYLPRERDNWSSTAVFVTAKYRAPEFWLDKHGDEFPPEVNYYVGGNTKFYGAALFRLRPQDFGELRHYGGFSPAWPISYDDLEPYYTEAEHLYRVHGRHGEDPTEGFASADYRYPPVEHESRIQQLSDDLGKLGLHPFHLPIGVDLDQDTLGHPTLHSACIRCDRVDGFPCLLKAKSDAEVICVEPALQHPDVTLQTRANVQRLETDPTGRSVTGVVTELADGSTVTYRGSIVVVACGAVNSAVLLLRSANDQHPNGLANGSDVVGRNYMRHNNLALMAVSKEPNPTAFQKTMALHDWYLGADDWDYPMGGIQMLGKSDAEQVRSGAPRWAGRVSPTMPFEEIAHHAVDFWLCGEDLPLPDNRVTLEKDGRIRLTLDEKNNVEGVKRLRHKLQGMLGDLGMEHHLLDHSVYLHKAMPIGATAHQAGTVRFGSDPASSALDANCKAHELDNLYVADTSFFPSIGAVNPSLTAIANALRVGDHLLERLG
- the cydB gene encoding cytochrome d ubiquinol oxidase subunit II, with translation MTLAEVWFVLIAVLWVGFLVLEGFDFGVGALHGVLGRDEAGRETALGTIAPVWDGNEVWLVVAGAGMFAAFPGWYATMFSAMYLALILLLVALILRGVAIVLRGKQEGPGWRRRWSAALIAGSVLAPLLIGIALGNLLRGLPIGSDQEFTGSFWDLLQPYALYTGLTVVVLCLLHAAAFVGLKTVGPVHDRADRTGRMLGPLAAAVVVGFAAWTLATASPGAGGWIVALVAVAAVLVAAVAIGRGRDGLAFGATAVTTAAVVGSIFVNLYPRVMVSTTGPADDLTIQNTSSAHYSLTVMTWVAGVLLPVVLIYQGWTYHVFRRRLGAPVAATPTAQIPSPRPAAEQPAGKHRTDPGRTHARDH